A stretch of Caldanaerobius polysaccharolyticus DSM 13641 DNA encodes these proteins:
- a CDS encoding NAD+ synthase, with protein sequence MKFAIGQINPTVGDLVGNANKILSYIEMAKSKGAELIIFPELSVIGYPPKDLLYNPDFLSHVDTVINDLKSKIHGIYAILGVCTFSEKGFLHNSAVLIGDGKIMDKVDKTLLPNYDVFDESRYFAPSQSIHCMNVKGIKLGVSICEDIWNDKDFWERPRYDIDVIEELVKDHPDILVNISASPYNYKKQELRTHMISAIAEKYHRPIIYVNQIGGNDELIFDGSSFAVNPYGQVIFHAKSFDEDLVVLDSESLMCQQEELYVNEDISWVYNALVLGIRDYTRKTGFKKVAIGLSGGIDSAVTCCLAVEALGAENVLGVSMPSRYSSEGSKSDAKALADNLGIEFRVYPIEEVFKAYLKVFNGDREPLKDLAEENIQARIRGNYLMFLSNRENRLILTTGNKSELAMGYCTLYGDMAGGLAVISDVPKTMVYQIAHYINRERQIIPQSTLTKPPSAELRPDQKDVDSLPPYEILDEILKAYIEEEKSIDDIVKMGYSEDLIRDIMKKVNKAEYKRRQAAPGLKVTTKAFGTGRRMPIAQRWL encoded by the coding sequence ATGAAATTTGCCATAGGACAGATAAATCCAACAGTAGGGGATTTAGTCGGAAATGCCAATAAGATATTGAGTTATATAGAAATGGCCAAATCTAAAGGAGCGGAACTTATCATATTTCCAGAGCTGTCGGTTATCGGGTATCCTCCTAAAGATCTTTTGTATAATCCGGATTTTTTATCCCATGTAGATACGGTTATAAACGATCTCAAGAGCAAGATACACGGTATATACGCGATCCTAGGGGTATGCACTTTTAGTGAAAAGGGATTTTTGCACAATTCTGCCGTGCTGATAGGTGACGGAAAAATCATGGATAAAGTCGACAAAACCCTGTTGCCCAATTACGATGTATTTGACGAATCCCGTTATTTTGCCCCCTCTCAGAGCATCCACTGTATGAATGTAAAAGGTATAAAACTTGGCGTTAGCATATGTGAAGATATATGGAACGACAAAGATTTCTGGGAGAGGCCCAGATACGACATCGACGTCATAGAGGAACTCGTAAAAGACCACCCTGATATCCTTGTAAATATATCGGCGTCTCCTTACAATTACAAAAAACAAGAGTTAAGAACTCACATGATATCTGCAATAGCCGAAAAATACCACAGGCCTATAATATACGTAAATCAAATAGGAGGTAATGACGAGCTTATATTTGACGGTTCCAGCTTTGCCGTAAATCCTTACGGCCAGGTTATCTTTCACGCCAAGTCCTTTGACGAAGATCTGGTGGTATTGGATTCAGAATCGCTCATGTGCCAACAGGAAGAATTGTATGTAAATGAAGACATATCGTGGGTCTACAATGCACTGGTTTTGGGAATTAGAGATTATACGCGCAAAACAGGATTTAAAAAAGTCGCTATAGGCCTTAGCGGTGGCATAGATTCGGCTGTCACCTGTTGCCTTGCGGTGGAGGCACTGGGCGCTGAAAATGTCCTAGGTGTATCAATGCCATCCAGGTATTCCTCAGAAGGCAGCAAAAGCGATGCAAAAGCATTAGCTGATAACCTGGGCATTGAATTTAGGGTATATCCCATTGAAGAGGTTTTTAAAGCCTATCTTAAAGTTTTTAACGGCGACAGAGAACCTTTAAAAGACCTGGCAGAAGAAAACATACAGGCAAGGATAAGGGGAAATTACCTCATGTTCCTGTCTAACCGAGAAAATAGGCTCATCCTCACCACAGGCAATAAATCAGAGCTGGCAATGGGATACTGCACCCTCTACGGTGATATGGCCGGCGGCCTGGCGGTTATATCTGACGTACCCAAAACCATGGTATACCAGATTGCCCATTACATCAACAGGGAAAGACAGATAATACCTCAATCCACGCTGACAAAGCCACCTTCTGCAGAATTGAGGCCTGACCAAAAGGACGTAGACTCACTGCCGCCCTACGAAATACTGGACGAGATCTTAAAAGCGTATATTGAAGAAGAAAAATCCATTGATGATATAGTCAAAATGGGGTATTCTGAAGATTTGATAAGAGACATAATGAAAAAAGTCAATAAGGCCGAATACAAAAGAAGGCAGGCTGCTCCAGGGCTTAAAGTCACGACAAAAGCCTTTGGAACAGGCAGGAGAATGCCTATAGCGCAGAGATGGCTATAG